A single window of Pseudomonas benzenivorans DNA harbors:
- the gluQRS gene encoding tRNA glutamyl-Q(34) synthetase GluQRS, with protein MNAPRYIGRFAPTPSGYLHFGSLVAALASYLDARAVDGHWLLRMEDLDPPREVPGAQDAILRTLESYGLHWDGELVRQSARHAEYEALIQRLLASGLAYACTCSRKQLEGYQGVYPGFCRDAGHAPQDAAIRLRVPQLSYGFTDRVQGAYHQHLGHEVGDFVIRRRDGLYAYQLAVVLDDAWQGVTDVVRGADLLDSTPRQLYLQELLGAAQPRYLHVPLIIQPDGHKLGKSYRSPPLPADRAAPLLVRALHALGQAVPAELEGARPEQLLAWASQHWVPGRIPHSRTLAEAQLR; from the coding sequence CCGCCCTGGCCTCCTACCTGGATGCCCGCGCCGTCGATGGCCACTGGCTGCTGCGCATGGAAGACCTGGACCCGCCCCGCGAAGTGCCCGGCGCCCAGGATGCGATCCTGCGAACCCTGGAAAGCTACGGCTTGCACTGGGACGGCGAACTGGTGCGACAGAGCGCGCGGCATGCCGAGTACGAGGCGCTGATCCAGCGCCTGCTCGCGTCCGGCCTGGCCTATGCCTGCACCTGTTCACGCAAGCAACTGGAGGGCTATCAGGGGGTCTATCCGGGCTTCTGCCGCGACGCCGGCCATGCGCCGCAGGACGCGGCGATCCGCCTGCGGGTGCCGCAGCTGAGCTACGGTTTCACCGACCGCGTGCAGGGCGCGTATCACCAGCACCTGGGCCATGAGGTGGGGGACTTCGTCATTCGCCGCCGCGACGGGCTGTACGCCTACCAGTTGGCGGTGGTGCTCGACGATGCCTGGCAAGGCGTCACCGACGTGGTGCGTGGCGCCGACCTGCTGGACTCCACCCCGCGCCAGCTGTACCTGCAGGAGCTGCTCGGCGCGGCCCAGCCACGCTACCTGCACGTACCGCTGATCATCCAGCCGGACGGCCACAAGCTGGGCAAGTCCTACCGCTCCCCGCCCCTGCCCGCCGACCGGGCCGCGCCGCTGCTGGTGCGCGCCCTGCATGCCCTGGGCCAGGCCGTGCCGGCGGAACTCGAGGGCGCGCGCCCCGAGCAGCTGCTGGCCTGGGCCAGTCAGCACTGGGTTCCCGGGCGCATCCCCCACAGCCGCACCCTGGCCGAGGCGCAGCTGCGCTAA